CCATTGCAAAGCCTGGCCTTCTTGCTGGGCGGCGTTGCGCTTGAAGAAGTGCTGATTGCGCTGGCGATGTTGCTGGTCACAGCCCTGGCTTCCGGCTCGGCGGGCATTTTCTTTTCCACCATCATGCGGCGCACTTTAGGAGCCAGCGTGCTCACCTACGCTACCGCCCTCATCGCCGTGCTCGGCCTGCCGCTGTTGATGCTCACCTTCATCCCGGCTTACGACTTTTTCTTTTATGGCAGTTCTTACAACAATTTTTCGCCCAGCCCGCTTCTGCAATCAATTTTGGTCTACGCATTTTATATCCTGATCTGCGTCAACCCGCTGGCAACAGCTTTTGTCACCGAGACGATATTGATCAATGACCAGAGCGCGTTCTTCTCAACCTTCCCGCTCAGCAACGGCAACTCCATCCCGATTTTTTCTCCATGGATACCCTACGTGCTCTTCTGCTTATTCTTCAGCCTTATCGTGATTCTGATCAGCATTCAACTGGTGCGGCGGAAGGAAACGACGTGACAGGATGACAAGATGAGTGGACGACAGGATGAATACTTCATCTTGCCATCTTGTCGTTTTGTCAATCAAACATGGCAGCTTCCATCAACGAACTCGAAAGCACCCTCAACGGCTGGCTGAGCTGGTTCCGCTTCCGGCAAATGGTGAACTGGGCGGCGCGCGGCCTGATGCTGGGGTTGATGATCGCCTTCGGCTTTTCCATCGTCGCCCGGCTCCGGGCCGTGTTCTCGCTGGAACAGTTGATTCAGATCAGCATCCTGGCCGGGGTGCTCGGCTTTGCCTGGGGCGCTATCGTGGCCCTGGCCTGGCCCTACTCGCGGCTGACGGCGGCCCGCTATTTTGATTTGCAGTTTGACCTGGGCGAACGCACCAGCACTGCTTTTGAACTGGCGCGGCGGAAGATTGACGCGCCCGCGTGGTGGGTGGACAAACAATTGGCCGACTCGGTTGAAGCGGCCCGTTCTGTCAATCCCCGCGCTCAACTTCCCATCCGCATGTCGCGGATCGAAATCCTCTCGTTGTTATTGGCGTTTGCTCTCGTCATCGCTTCGTTGGCGATCCCTAACGAGCAATTTGCGGTGCTGGCCCAACAGCAAGCCGTCAAAGAAGAAATTGCCGAGCAGGTGGAACAGCTCGAAGCCATCCGCGACAACATCGAAGACAACCCGGCGTTGAGCGACGACCAGAAGGAAGAATTGACTCAGCCGCTCAACGAAGCCATCGAACAATTGCAAAACCCGGACTTGACTCAGGAGCAGGCCGT
This genomic window from Chloroflexota bacterium contains:
- a CDS encoding ABC transporter permease, which produces MTEIAAPAPQKPVARPTRTLRERLTSNPVVLKELRGRMRGNRAFVILTIYLGLMSLFTTLLYLAYTASSNVDVYGPSGGQIAGKVVFAGLVGIELFLVCFIAPAFTAGAISGERERQTYELLRTTLLPARSLVLGKLTSALSFIVLLLIAAVPLQSLAFLLGGVALEEVLIALAMLLVTALASGSAGIFFSTIMRRTLGASVLTYATALIAVLGLPLLMLTFIPAYDFFFYGSSYNNFSPSPLLQSILVYAFYILICVNPLATAFVTETILINDQSAFFSTFPLSNGNSIPIFSPWIPYVLFCLFFSLIVILISIQLVRRKETT